The following are encoded in a window of Lactobacillus panisapium genomic DNA:
- a CDS encoding alpha/beta hydrolase family protein produces MKERLEFVKCQDHEVPMLIDVPDSGNQFPAILLIHGFMSGKSNDNHMLQRISQSITASGIVAARIDLCSMGENLCSREQYGMKVMIEEVKASFDYLQSLREVDNKRVGLLGHSLGGRLAFTCSTLPAKVIISLNGAINTQEPINVGYDQKQMQNLGYSIIHTADGRVELLYPRFDADIKATLNNNIEKFTNPILVGVATTDPTLNPEISLNFIKHSGMENVDYFTVDNSDHTYNVESGDFTKLNEVIGKVVPWLKEHI; encoded by the coding sequence TTGAAAGAAAGACTAGAATTCGTAAAGTGTCAAGATCATGAAGTGCCAATGTTAATCGATGTCCCCGACAGTGGTAATCAATTTCCTGCGATTTTATTAATTCATGGATTTATGTCGGGTAAGAGCAATGATAACCACATGTTACAAAGAATTAGCCAAAGTATCACTGCTTCAGGAATAGTAGCTGCTAGAATAGATTTATGCAGCATGGGTGAAAATCTTTGCTCAAGAGAACAATATGGAATGAAAGTTATGATTGAAGAAGTTAAAGCTAGCTTTGATTATCTCCAATCCCTAAGAGAAGTAGACAATAAGCGCGTTGGTCTATTAGGCCATAGTCTGGGTGGACGCTTAGCTTTCACCTGCTCGACTTTGCCAGCTAAAGTAATAATTTCGTTGAATGGCGCAATTAATACACAAGAGCCAATTAATGTTGGTTATGATCAAAAGCAAATGCAAAACCTGGGTTATAGTATTATCCATACAGCCGATGGCAGAGTTGAATTATTATATCCTCGTTTTGATGCAGACATTAAAGCAACTCTTAATAACAATATTGAAAAATTTACTAATCCAATTTTAGTTGGTGTAGCGACTACTGATCCAACTTTGAACCCAGAGATTAGCTTGAATTTCATCAAACATAGTGGCATGGAGAATGTTGATTATTTTACTGTTGATAATTCAGATCATACCTATAACGTAGAATCAGGTGACTTTACAAAGTTAAATGAAGTTATTGGTAAGGTTGTGCCTTGGCTAAAAGAGCACATTTAA
- a CDS encoding oligopeptide ABC transporter substrate-binding protein has product MKKNKLLTSIGVLSLSAIALVGCGKKNNANNDETKNVSKFPIETPKKAVKQGGTVKIAVETDTPFSGIFSQELSSEDVDSMVASPGQETLFDSDDHFKVTDKGAATRRLDQKNKTININIKKGVKWSDGKQVVAKDYEYAYEILANKDTACPRYSSQFEVLKGLKEYHEGKAKTISGIEMPDGENGRKLVLHFTELSPSMSNAGSRSLWEAVEPYHYLKDVPFAKLKSSDKIRKNPLFFGPYKMEKLVRGQSATWVPNEYYWRGKPKLDKIVVSVVSPNSASQAIKSHKFDVIPVINTQWPQVKDTKDVNFVAQIPIAYHYLGFKVGKWDKKLSKNVENPKSKMNNKALRQAIGYAMNVDAVNKRYTYSLTFRVKTLIPEIFGDYYDKSAKGFDYNLKKANEILDKAGYKKKGKWRVQPDGKPLKINVAAMSGDATKEPIIQNYIQQWHKVGLNVQLATGRLIEHNSFYDKLQNDDKGIDMYIGGWSTPTEPSPHPYYSESAPFNMARFVTAKNNKLLTEMNSQKAFNHKYRVQKFHEWQQYMNDEAYVIPIDNSYQITAVNNKLTGYSLKPSEGNNGHPLWYKVGYAK; this is encoded by the coding sequence ATGAAAAAGAATAAGTTGTTAACTTCAATTGGTGTTTTAAGTCTTTCTGCAATTGCTTTAGTTGGTTGTGGTAAGAAGAATAATGCTAATAATGACGAAACTAAAAATGTTTCTAAATTCCCAATTGAGACTCCGAAAAAAGCAGTCAAACAAGGTGGAACGGTTAAGATTGCAGTCGAAACAGATACACCATTTTCAGGTATTTTTTCGCAGGAATTATCTTCTGAGGATGTTGATTCAATGGTGGCTTCTCCTGGTCAAGAGACTTTGTTTGATAGTGATGATCATTTCAAAGTTACTGATAAGGGTGCAGCAACACGTAGATTGGATCAAAAGAACAAAACCATTAACATTAATATTAAAAAAGGTGTTAAATGGTCCGACGGTAAACAAGTCGTAGCTAAAGATTATGAATATGCTTATGAAATCTTAGCAAACAAGGATACGGCTTGTCCTCGGTATAGTAGCCAATTTGAAGTTTTAAAAGGTCTGAAAGAATATCATGAAGGCAAGGCAAAAACGATTTCTGGTATTGAAATGCCTGATGGCGAAAATGGTCGTAAATTAGTTCTTCATTTCACGGAATTAAGTCCAAGTATGTCTAACGCAGGTAGCCGGTCGCTTTGGGAAGCGGTTGAACCTTATCACTACCTTAAAGATGTTCCTTTCGCTAAATTAAAATCATCTGATAAAATTAGAAAGAACCCATTGTTCTTTGGTCCATATAAAATGGAAAAGTTGGTTCGTGGACAATCAGCCACTTGGGTTCCTAATGAATATTACTGGCGTGGCAAGCCAAAATTAGATAAAATCGTCGTTTCTGTTGTTTCCCCTAATTCTGCTTCGCAGGCTATCAAGAGTCATAAATTTGATGTGATTCCAGTGATTAACACTCAATGGCCTCAAGTAAAAGATACCAAGGACGTTAACTTTGTGGCACAAATTCCAATTGCTTACCATTACCTTGGGTTTAAAGTTGGTAAATGGGATAAAAAACTCAGCAAAAACGTTGAAAATCCAAAGTCTAAGATGAATAACAAGGCTTTGCGGCAAGCTATTGGTTATGCAATGAACGTTGATGCCGTGAATAAACGTTATACATATTCTTTGACCTTTAGGGTGAAAACTTTAATTCCAGAGATCTTTGGTGATTACTACGATAAGAGTGCCAAAGGCTTTGATTATAACCTTAAGAAAGCAAATGAAATTCTCGACAAGGCCGGCTATAAGAAGAAGGGCAAGTGGCGTGTACAGCCTGATGGCAAACCACTGAAAATTAATGTAGCCGCAATGAGTGGGGATGCAACTAAGGAACCAATCATTCAGAACTATATTCAACAATGGCACAAGGTTGGCTTAAACGTTCAGCTGGCCACGGGACGCTTGATTGAGCACAACTCGTTTTACGACAAATTGCAAAACGATGATAAGGGCATTGATATGTATATCGGTGGCTGGTCAACACCAACTGAACCATCGCCACATCCTTACTACAGTGAATCAGCTCCATTTAACATGGCCCGTTTTGTAACTGCTAAAAATAATAAATTGCTGACAGAAATGAATTCGCAGAAGGCATTTAACCATAAGTACCGCGTACAAAAATTCCACGAATGGCAACAATACATGAATGACGAAGCTTATGTCATTCCAATCGATAATTCTTACCAAATTACAGCTGTCAATAATAAGCTTACGGGGTATTCACTCAAGCCTTCAGAAGGCAACAACGGCCACCCATTATGGTACAAAGTTGGCTACGCAAAATAA
- a CDS encoding serine hydrolase domain-containing protein produces MDKQKINDFAEKVRDTFNLPSLGFGIYHKNESYSHVYGDANEDSLYPLASISKSFLATAICQLADEGRISLDDPLKKYWPDFQLVDKYAQDHLTFRDALSHQSGLPAHDLMRFTNMNKHDLTLKEKAEHVGYLEPNHELRVKMQYSNLVYAVATYVMEQAIGQDYGSYEREHLLKPLHMNNTFINHHEAPRDRIPKPYIRDNDVTQEVPFIAPGKVGGASSMLATIADLLTWGEFQLKTQKSTSTEVTAQRYQPQSIMPPSRAYGGANFGAYGLGMMMEDYRGHKYFYHSGSYIGYCSFLGFVPDLDLAFVVTTNMDSTDSIFALAYQTIDEALGIHDTDWADKVSKIMAKKNQAREDNIAKLKGNDCHAVKAKAELLGDYENPGYGLVTLCDENGELKATIGKWNNPVLEGANGKMYIEARLYQHELIPIELGTDKIYLQSDPALKKATEFVKVN; encoded by the coding sequence ATGGATAAACAAAAAATAAATGACTTTGCTGAAAAAGTAAGAGATACATTCAATTTGCCAAGTTTAGGCTTTGGGATCTATCACAAAAATGAGAGCTATAGCCATGTATATGGCGATGCGAACGAAGATAGCTTGTATCCTTTAGCCTCAATTTCTAAATCCTTTTTGGCAACGGCAATTTGTCAATTAGCTGATGAAGGTAGAATCAGCCTAGATGATCCTTTAAAAAAATATTGGCCTGATTTTCAACTCGTTGATAAATATGCTCAAGATCATTTAACTTTTAGAGATGCACTAAGTCACCAAAGCGGACTACCTGCTCACGATTTAATGCGTTTTACTAACATGAATAAGCATGATCTAACTTTAAAAGAAAAAGCTGAACATGTCGGCTACTTAGAGCCTAACCACGAATTACGGGTTAAGATGCAATATAGTAATCTGGTTTATGCCGTGGCAACCTACGTAATGGAACAAGCAATCGGTCAGGACTACGGCTCATACGAACGTGAACACCTACTTAAGCCACTTCACATGAATAATACTTTCATTAATCATCATGAGGCGCCACGTGACAGAATTCCTAAGCCTTATATTAGAGATAATGATGTAACGCAAGAAGTTCCATTTATTGCACCTGGCAAGGTTGGCGGAGCCAGCAGCATGTTAGCAACAATTGCCGACTTGCTTACTTGGGGTGAATTCCAGCTAAAAACCCAAAAATCAACTTCAACTGAGGTTACTGCTCAGCGTTATCAGCCACAATCAATCATGCCTCCTAGCCGAGCATATGGTGGTGCTAACTTCGGCGCTTATGGTTTAGGAATGATGATGGAAGACTACCGTGGTCACAAGTACTTTTATCACAGTGGTTCGTATATTGGATATTGTTCTTTCCTAGGCTTCGTTCCTGATCTTGACTTGGCATTTGTTGTGACTACCAACATGGATTCTACCGATTCAATTTTCGCTTTGGCTTATCAAACAATTGACGAGGCCTTAGGAATTCATGACACAGACTGGGCCGACAAAGTAAGTAAAATTATGGCAAAGAAAAACCAGGCAAGAGAAGATAATATTGCCAAGCTTAAAGGTAATGACTGCCATGCAGTTAAAGCAAAAGCAGAATTACTTGGTGATTACGAAAATCCAGGCTATGGTTTGGTTACTCTTTGTGACGAAAATGGCGAGCTTAAAGCAACTATCGGTAAATGGAATAATCCAGTACTTGAAGGTGCAAATGGCAAAATGTACATTGAAGCTCGGCTTTACCAACATGAACTAATTCCGATTGAATTAGGTACTGATAAAATATACTTACAATCAGATCCTGCACTTAAGAAGGCAACCGAGTTTGTCAAGGTAAACTAG
- a CDS encoding PBP1A family penicillin-binding protein — translation MENNEPKRNGLGGLWHRFDHRFYIGRWIILILLTFTFLVCTYYTVKVKTSNISNLKASLSTTTAIYDHKNQKAGSLYSQKGTFVEYNKISPNVKNAVISTEDRTFWTNPGFSIKGMARAALGLVIHRGQISGGGSTLTQQLAKNALLTQRQTISRKVEELFFAIEITHVYSKKDILTMYLNKAYFGNGVWGVQDASRKYFGKDASQLTVGEGACLAGILRNPSKYNPIDHLNYSLSRRNLVLDLMVSNDKLTKQQAQIAQRQSLTLRDTYHNQDGYRYPYFFDAVVDEAINRYGLKEEDVMNKGLRIYTTLNQNYQQQLQEKFAQDWLFPQGSSDGTKTQGASVVMDPSTGAVRAVIGGRGKHVFRGYNRATQMKRQPGSSIKPIVSYAPALQQGYHYDSQLSNKLQRFGKNGYQPHNVDNGYSNKIPMYVALAQSKNVPAVWLLDRIGVSKGVQSANNFGIKVAKEDQNLALALGGLSTGVSPMQMARAYSAFANKGNLPNNSYFITKITDASGNVIGENHDIGKHRIISESTAKEMTTMLLGVFAGGTGTSAQPAGYRVAGKTGSTEVPNSYGFGTKDQWIVGYTPDVVVATWVGYDRTNKQHFMHGVSETEITRLYKAEMEGILPYTAQNQFTEQAPKQIIQNNGSNSDWTNGLNEKIQKGLGSAGEKLNEWYNDLKGLFDR, via the coding sequence ATGGAAAATAATGAACCAAAGAGAAACGGACTTGGTGGCTTGTGGCACCGGTTTGATCACCGTTTTTATATCGGGCGCTGGATTATCTTGATCCTGCTAACCTTCACTTTTTTGGTTTGTACTTATTATACCGTCAAAGTAAAAACTTCAAACATCTCAAATTTAAAAGCATCCCTTTCGACAACCACGGCTATTTATGATCATAAAAATCAAAAGGCGGGTTCTTTATACTCGCAAAAGGGGACTTTTGTTGAATACAATAAAATTTCACCTAACGTCAAAAATGCCGTAATTTCAACTGAAGATCGAACTTTTTGGACTAATCCTGGCTTTAGTATTAAGGGGATGGCTAGAGCAGCTTTAGGGTTAGTGATTCACCGAGGACAAATTTCTGGTGGTGGTTCAACTTTAACGCAGCAACTAGCCAAAAATGCTTTATTAACGCAGCGTCAAACTATCTCACGTAAAGTAGAAGAACTATTTTTTGCGATTGAGATTACGCACGTTTACTCCAAAAAAGATATTTTAACTATGTATCTGAACAAGGCTTACTTTGGTAACGGTGTTTGGGGCGTGCAGGATGCCAGCAGGAAATATTTTGGTAAAGATGCTAGCCAGTTAACGGTGGGCGAAGGAGCTTGTTTAGCTGGAATTTTGCGGAATCCAAGTAAATATAATCCAATCGATCATCTGAATTATTCGCTTTCAAGACGTAATTTGGTTTTGGACTTGATGGTTTCGAATGATAAGCTAACCAAACAGCAAGCACAAATAGCTCAAAGACAAAGTTTAACTTTACGTGATACCTATCATAATCAGGATGGTTATCGTTATCCCTACTTTTTTGATGCTGTGGTCGATGAGGCGATTAATCGCTACGGTCTAAAAGAAGAAGATGTGATGAATAAGGGGCTTCGTATTTATACGACGTTAAACCAAAATTATCAGCAGCAACTTCAGGAAAAATTTGCTCAAGACTGGCTATTTCCGCAGGGGTCTTCTGACGGAACAAAGACTCAAGGAGCCAGTGTGGTGATGGATCCAAGTACTGGAGCTGTTCGTGCCGTCATTGGTGGACGAGGAAAGCACGTCTTTCGCGGTTATAATCGTGCAACCCAAATGAAACGGCAGCCGGGCTCATCAATTAAACCAATTGTTTCTTATGCACCAGCTCTCCAGCAGGGCTATCATTATGATTCACAGCTGTCGAATAAATTGCAGCGCTTTGGTAAAAATGGCTATCAGCCGCATAACGTTGATAACGGTTATTCTAATAAGATCCCAATGTACGTGGCATTAGCACAAAGTAAAAACGTGCCAGCCGTTTGGTTACTTGACCGGATTGGTGTGTCTAAGGGTGTCCAATCGGCCAATAATTTCGGTATTAAAGTAGCCAAAGAGGATCAAAACCTTGCTTTGGCCTTAGGGGGGTTATCAACTGGAGTTTCTCCTATGCAAATGGCGCGAGCATATTCTGCTTTTGCCAATAAGGGAAATCTTCCCAATAATTCCTACTTCATTACTAAAATTACCGATGCTAGCGGCAACGTAATTGGTGAAAATCACGATATTGGAAAACACCGGATTATTTCTGAAAGCACAGCAAAAGAAATGACTACAATGCTTTTAGGCGTTTTTGCTGGTGGTACAGGTACATCGGCTCAACCAGCCGGTTACCGCGTTGCTGGTAAGACGGGCTCAACGGAAGTACCAAATTCATATGGGTTTGGTACCAAAGACCAGTGGATTGTAGGTTATACGCCTGATGTAGTCGTTGCTACTTGGGTTGGCTATGATCGCACTAATAAACAGCACTTTATGCATGGTGTTTCTGAAACGGAGATTACCAGATTATACAAAGCAGAAATGGAAGGGATTCTTCCTTATACTGCACAAAATCAATTTACTGAGCAGGCTCCTAAACAAATTATTCAAAACAACGGTTCTAATTCGGACTGGACTAATGGCTTGAATGAAAAAATACAAAAAGGTTTAGGATCTGCGGGAGAAAAGCTTAATGAATGGTATAATGATTTGAAGGGTCTTTTTGACCGATAA
- a CDS encoding FAD-binding protein, which translates to MSHNQDFQWDAVYDVAVLGFGGAGATAARFAADNGAKVLLVDSAPEGHEGGNTRYAGQMVGAGKDYEALKNYHEHLAAPLKPDQAAFTNLIEGMANMGDYFRKYLDVEPVSMKKMLAGTPSTAYVTEYPELPDADSYDDYLVHQGVDDAALWKILRQKVLDRSKLIDIWYASPAKHLIQDGVSKTVIGVQIERKHVLRNIKVNNGVVLAVGGFENNQEMIQTFLQAPYLAPIGSLYNQGDGIKMLEEVNAQLWNMRSFESLGQFHGLSLKQNKGVRSTYALNVFWQESSTGSVIVVGDDGTRYFNEAEMNRHGHIYNHGDWVVPLNQAHPYMIFDQKKYDELQNEPDDGLKVPGYLDKAIKADSIEELAQKITKNPAILEETIAEFNFMAEQGKDYAFHRNPKTLRKFSSTGPYYAIALRQNMLNTQGGGRRNGHCQVVDPNGNPIPHLYEAGELGSPFVNKYTTGGNIADCLISGKIAGENAATLKQDLPVSGSVDFTDAKINPDFQAESDEDHNHYTLGKNQYLGYSNKGMGDGVVVRTTVSDEGNIENVEILKQTESDDYGLRAIKELPKKIVAKNTYNVDAVSGASQTSRAIKEAVKDSLSKVK; encoded by the coding sequence ATGAGTCATAATCAAGATTTTCAGTGGGATGCTGTATATGACGTTGCTGTTCTGGGCTTTGGTGGAGCCGGAGCAACAGCTGCCCGGTTTGCCGCAGATAATGGTGCTAAAGTTCTATTGGTTGATAGTGCGCCAGAAGGCCATGAGGGTGGCAACACCCGGTATGCTGGTCAGATGGTTGGTGCTGGCAAGGACTATGAGGCATTAAAAAATTACCACGAGCATTTAGCCGCACCTCTTAAGCCAGATCAAGCAGCCTTTACGAACCTAATTGAAGGAATGGCTAATATGGGTGACTACTTCAGAAAATACCTGGATGTCGAGCCAGTTAGCATGAAAAAAATGCTGGCGGGTACACCTTCAACCGCTTATGTGACGGAATATCCGGAACTGCCTGATGCTGATTCTTATGATGATTACTTAGTGCATCAAGGAGTAGATGATGCGGCTTTATGGAAAATTTTGCGGCAAAAAGTTTTAGACCGCTCTAAATTAATTGATATTTGGTATGCTTCACCTGCTAAACACTTAATTCAAGACGGCGTAAGTAAAACTGTTATTGGGGTTCAAATTGAACGTAAACATGTTTTACGCAACATCAAGGTTAACAATGGTGTCGTTTTAGCTGTTGGTGGTTTTGAAAACAACCAAGAGATGATTCAGACCTTCCTGCAAGCACCGTATCTTGCACCAATTGGTTCTTTATATAATCAAGGTGACGGAATTAAAATGCTTGAAGAAGTAAACGCGCAATTATGGAATATGCGCTCATTCGAATCACTGGGTCAATTCCACGGATTGTCTTTAAAACAAAATAAAGGTGTCCGTTCTACTTATGCACTTAATGTCTTCTGGCAAGAAAGTTCAACTGGTAGTGTAATTGTAGTTGGTGATGATGGTACAAGGTACTTTAACGAAGCCGAAATGAACCGTCACGGTCACATTTATAATCACGGCGATTGGGTAGTTCCACTCAATCAGGCTCATCCTTATATGATTTTTGATCAGAAAAAATATGATGAATTACAGAATGAACCTGATGATGGTTTAAAGGTTCCAGGCTATTTAGATAAAGCAATTAAAGCAGATTCAATCGAAGAATTAGCACAAAAAATTACTAAAAATCCGGCAATACTAGAAGAAACGATTGCTGAATTTAACTTTATGGCGGAGCAAGGCAAAGATTATGCTTTTCACCGTAATCCAAAAACTTTGCGCAAATTTAGTTCTACTGGTCCTTACTATGCAATTGCGCTTAGACAAAATATGCTGAATACGCAAGGCGGTGGACGAAGAAACGGTCATTGTCAGGTCGTCGATCCGAATGGCAATCCAATTCCACATCTGTATGAAGCGGGTGAATTAGGCTCACCATTTGTTAATAAATATACAACTGGTGGCAATATTGCCGATTGTCTGATTTCTGGAAAAATTGCAGGTGAAAACGCTGCAACCCTTAAACAGGATTTACCAGTGTCTGGTAGTGTTGATTTTACTGATGCAAAAATTAATCCTGACTTCCAAGCCGAAAGTGATGAAGACCATAACCACTATACCTTAGGTAAGAATCAGTATCTCGGATATAGTAATAAGGGTATGGGTGACGGCGTTGTTGTGCGAACAACGGTTAGTGATGAAGGAAACATTGAGAACGTTGAAATTTTAAAGCAGACCGAAAGTGATGATTATGGTCTAAGGGCTATTAAGGAACTACCGAAAAAGATTGTGGCGAAAAATACGTACAATGTTGATGCGGTTTCCGGTGCTTCGCAAACTAGTAGGGCAATTAAAGAAGCCGTCAAGGATTCACTTAGTAAAGTTAAATAA
- a CDS encoding proline-specific peptidase family protein, which produces MRTGSKIITLDNGYHLWTSTQGEGDIHLLALHGGPGGNHEYWEDAADQLKKQGLNVQVTMYDQLGSLYSDQPDYDDPEIAAKYLTYEYFLDEVDEVRDKLGLDNCYLIGQSWGGLLAQEYAVKYGQHLKGTIISSMVDDTDDYIASINRRRQEIFPQTEIDFMRECEENNDYDNKRYQEDVQILNINFLDRRQPCKLYHIKRIGGLPVYHAFQGDNEFVVTGKLKDWHFRKYLKEIKMPTLLTFGEEDTMPLETARIMQKEIPNSRLVTTPNAGHHHMVDNPDVYYKHVADFIREVEAGTFKGE; this is translated from the coding sequence ATGAGAACAGGATCAAAAATTATCACTTTAGATAACGGCTACCATTTGTGGACGAGTACGCAAGGCGAAGGTGACATCCATTTGTTAGCATTGCATGGTGGACCCGGTGGTAACCATGAATATTGGGAAGACGCTGCTGATCAATTAAAAAAGCAGGGATTAAATGTCCAAGTTACGATGTATGATCAACTTGGTTCGCTTTACTCTGATCAACCAGATTATGATGATCCAGAAATTGCTGCTAAGTATTTGACCTATGAATATTTCCTTGATGAAGTAGATGAAGTTAGAGATAAGCTTGGTCTTGATAACTGCTATTTAATTGGTCAAAGTTGGGGTGGACTTTTGGCGCAAGAATACGCCGTTAAATATGGTCAACACCTTAAAGGAACAATTATTTCTTCAATGGTTGATGACACCGATGATTATATCGCTTCAATTAACCGGCGTAGACAAGAGATTTTCCCACAAACGGAAATTGATTTTATGCGCGAATGTGAAGAAAATAATGACTATGACAATAAGCGTTACCAAGAAGATGTTCAGATTTTGAACATTAACTTTCTTGATCGTCGTCAGCCGTGCAAGCTTTACCATATTAAACGAATTGGTGGGTTACCTGTCTACCATGCTTTTCAAGGTGATAATGAGTTTGTCGTTACTGGCAAGTTAAAGGATTGGCATTTCAGAAAGTATCTCAAAGAAATTAAAATGCCAACACTACTGACCTTTGGCGAAGAAGATACTATGCCGCTAGAAACTGCTCGAATTATGCAAAAAGAAATTCCTAATTCACGTTTAGTAACTACCCCAAATGCGGGACATCACCACATGGTTGACAATCCTGATGTTTACTATAAGCATGTTGCCGACTTTATTCGAGAAGTTGAAGCTGGCACCTTTAAAGGTGAATAG
- a CDS encoding RluA family pseudouridine synthase translates to MSYYFTLNYPKKLKPCSVSDLLRQLLLPRKWRHYLRINRKVLINGQYRYFNQLVYPDEKIDLILDHVESEQGIYLPSGKFPDPIYEDHDLLIINKPAGQKTHPNQGETNTALNDCATYLKYTPYIVHRLDMLTSGLLLVAKNPAVVPILNRELTTKIFHREYLAVVNQTRSLPEKGTINLPIGHDPMDKRKRMIRSDGLKSCTHYQVLQKCSDQTALVKLSLETGRTHQIRVHLAAIGCPIVGDPLYNPQCNPDDFLHLTAFQMSLIKPFSFNQIKVKLPKEKIILLNQ, encoded by the coding sequence ATGAGCTATTATTTTACACTTAATTACCCCAAAAAACTTAAACCATGTTCTGTCAGTGACTTGTTACGGCAACTTTTACTTCCGCGAAAATGGCGCCATTATCTGCGAATCAACCGTAAGGTTTTAATTAACGGCCAATACCGTTATTTTAATCAGCTTGTCTATCCAGACGAAAAAATTGACCTAATTCTTGATCATGTTGAGTCTGAACAAGGGATTTATTTACCAAGTGGAAAATTTCCTGACCCAATCTACGAGGATCACGACTTGTTAATTATTAATAAGCCAGCGGGCCAAAAGACCCATCCCAATCAGGGAGAAACCAATACGGCTTTAAATGATTGTGCCACTTATTTAAAATACACTCCCTACATTGTACACCGTTTAGATATGCTAACGAGTGGATTGCTTTTAGTGGCTAAAAATCCGGCCGTTGTTCCCATTCTTAATCGTGAATTAACAACTAAAATATTTCACAGAGAGTACTTAGCCGTCGTCAATCAAACACGTAGCTTACCAGAAAAAGGCACAATTAACTTGCCGATTGGCCATGATCCAATGGATAAACGCAAAAGAATGATTCGCTCAGATGGTCTAAAATCCTGTACCCATTATCAAGTTTTACAAAAATGCTCCGATCAGACAGCACTTGTTAAACTGTCGCTTGAAACCGGTCGAACCCATCAGATTAGGGTTCATTTAGCCGCAATTGGCTGCCCAATTGTCGGTGATCCATTATATAATCCTCAGTGCAATCCGGATGACTTTTTACACCTAACAGCATTTCAGATGTCCTTAATAAAGCCGTTTAGTTTCAATCAAATCAAAGTCAAATTGCCAAAAGAAAAAATTATTTTACTAAACCAATAA
- a CDS encoding LysR family transcriptional regulator — translation MNNRLLIFLETLENSSSISEAAKKLYLTQPYLSRIIKKYEQKYHVLLVSRESHPIQLTPAGQLLMSYLRKSLQLENQLNQEMKRFTKNEFPTLIMGITPPLGENFNLTILPKLLAKFPTLKTETLELSTADAEKAFKDEQIDLFVGNELQLPNVKSQKLHRDTQVLVLGKNSKLYQPNKQEVHISGTKLQTLNQENFIVVDGERRYQEIINTYFSNNGIQIYPQIHVRDSLTALKLAAQGLGNMTTSIAAVKTKKYQHINYVKLPQDEVKINFTVSTLKNDDYLMAEIAEVISILKQTFTTKILVS, via the coding sequence ATGAATAATCGCTTACTAATTTTTTTAGAAACACTTGAAAACAGTAGCTCTATTTCTGAAGCTGCCAAGAAGCTTTATCTTACGCAACCTTATCTGAGTCGAATCATTAAGAAATATGAACAAAAATATCATGTTTTACTTGTTAGCCGTGAGTCACATCCAATCCAGTTAACGCCTGCTGGGCAATTACTCATGAGTTATTTGCGCAAAAGTTTACAATTAGAAAATCAATTAAACCAAGAAATGAAAAGATTTACTAAAAATGAGTTCCCTACTTTAATAATGGGTATTACCCCACCTCTTGGCGAAAATTTTAATTTAACTATTTTACCGAAGCTGCTAGCTAAGTTTCCTACCTTAAAAACCGAAACATTAGAATTAAGCACGGCTGATGCCGAAAAAGCATTTAAAGACGAGCAGATTGATTTATTTGTCGGAAATGAGCTGCAACTGCCTAACGTCAAAAGCCAAAAGCTGCATCGTGATACTCAAGTCTTGGTACTTGGAAAAAATTCCAAACTATACCAACCAAACAAACAAGAAGTTCATATTTCTGGGACTAAATTACAAACACTCAATCAGGAAAACTTTATTGTCGTTGATGGAGAAAGACGTTACCAAGAAATTATTAACACGTATTTTAGCAATAATGGTATTCAAATTTATCCCCAAATTCATGTCAGAGATTCACTAACAGCACTAAAACTAGCCGCACAAGGGTTAGGTAATATGACGACGAGTATTGCTGCAGTCAAAACCAAAAAATACCAACATATCAATTACGTTAAATTGCCTCAAGATGAGGTGAAAATCAACTTTACCGTTTCTACTTTAAAAAATGACGACTATTTAATGGCGGAAATAGCAGAAGTGATTTCTATTTTAAAACAAACATTTACGACTAAAATTTTAGTTAGCTGA